One genomic segment of Caldimonas brevitalea includes these proteins:
- a CDS encoding MFS transporter, with the protein MSAVAPLTPTLDDQRYLLGFMALGVLAGTSNGVAKVVLPLYAASLHAASWQIGLVGGLQFAGMLLLSMPIGALIDRHGSRALFRFGGLGAALLFLLGFSQSREPWQLIAGVLLFGLINPFRMVATQTEFLQLLPRLKPRQAGWNRGSHTAGMFFIGPVLGAALVGWVGFQHTFFVVAAGLLLTVLIGNRVLGAAPPGRGAEALGVWQRVRGQFGLIAQRADLRRTMRIECCGQIAMSYFTVFIVLLAMREFHLPLPLAAGLVTLQGALFVLTLFLAGGWLARWQQEQRYLLAFTLLLAAEALLSLPLHAACLWLAAALLGVGLGVQHLTSVTRFAALAQELGRGPVGGLFTLAGPAGGLFGAVAGGLLGQHFGLWSGFRGLAVVYLLAVGWQLVRLRRGGLGEPSSA; encoded by the coding sequence ATGAGCGCGGTCGCACCGCTGACCCCGACCCTCGACGATCAACGCTACCTGCTGGGCTTCATGGCCCTGGGGGTGCTCGCTGGCACCTCCAACGGCGTGGCCAAGGTGGTGCTGCCGCTGTATGCGGCGTCCTTACACGCCGCGTCATGGCAGATCGGCCTGGTCGGGGGCTTGCAGTTCGCCGGCATGCTGTTGTTGTCGATGCCGATCGGCGCGCTGATCGACCGGCATGGCAGCCGCGCGCTGTTCCGCTTCGGCGGCCTGGGGGCGGCACTGCTGTTCCTGCTCGGCTTCAGCCAGAGCCGGGAGCCGTGGCAGTTGATCGCCGGCGTGCTGCTGTTCGGCCTCATCAACCCTTTCCGGATGGTGGCCACGCAGACCGAATTCCTGCAGCTGCTGCCGCGTTTGAAACCGCGCCAGGCGGGCTGGAACCGCGGCTCCCACACGGCCGGCATGTTTTTCATCGGGCCGGTGCTGGGCGCGGCGCTGGTCGGCTGGGTCGGGTTTCAGCACACGTTTTTCGTCGTCGCGGCGGGCTTGCTGCTGACCGTGTTGATCGGCAACCGCGTGCTCGGCGCAGCGCCGCCCGGGCGCGGTGCCGAGGCGCTCGGCGTCTGGCAGCGGGTGCGGGGCCAGTTCGGGCTGATCGCCCAGCGCGCCGACCTGCGCCGCACGATGCGGATCGAGTGTTGCGGCCAGATCGCGATGTCTTACTTCACGGTGTTCATCGTCCTGCTGGCGATGCGCGAGTTCCACCTGCCGCTGCCACTCGCGGCCGGGCTGGTCACGCTGCAAGGCGCGCTGTTCGTGCTGACCTTGTTCTTGGCCGGCGGTTGGCTGGCGCGCTGGCAGCAGGAGCAGCGCTACCTGCTGGCCTTCACGCTGCTGCTGGCGGCAGAGGCCTTGCTGTCCCTGCCGCTGCACGCGGCGTGCTTGTGGCTGGCCGCCGCCCTGCTGGGGGTTGGGCTGGGGGTGCAGCACCTGACCAGCGTGACACGTTTTGCGGCGCTTGCACAAGAACTGGGCCGCGGCCCGGTGGGCGGCCTGTTCACGCTGGCCGGGCCCGCCGGCGGCCTGTTCGGCGCGGTGGCGGGCGGCTTGCTGGGGCAGCACTTCGGCTTGTGGAGCGGCTTCCGCGGGCTGGCGGTGGTCTATCTGTTGGCCGTGGGGTGGCAGCTGGTGCGGCTGCGGCGCGGCGGCCTGGGAGAGCCATCGAGCGCCTGA
- a CDS encoding ABC transporter substrate-binding protein: MSSVRLTRRVVVAAIALAAGAPALLGAPRLAQARPARPKVVRFGVSQAGVGTPPRSTSGWTAVAQTRRYVEQALAQVGVPVEWIFFKGQGPAVNEAMSNDQLDFTTLGDLPSIIGRSVGIKAKLAAVTSKRGNHYVAVHPDAPLRTVADLRGKRIGLHKGTASQLAANRILEAHGLTERDVKIINLEPAASLAAFQTRDIDATFGTLSLLTLRDKGLARVLYTTRHQPVATGQGHVLVSERFSAEQPELAQRVVTALVSAAHYASLDANRQELLKLWASSGSATEATYDEEYRGALAPRMSPRFDPFAVARIQQGVADAYRFKLIRRSFDVGAWIEPRYVEAAVAQLKLDSLWPAYDAQGHLLTATPQAAAR, from the coding sequence ATGTCTTCCGTTCGCCTTACCCGCCGCGTCGTCGTCGCTGCGATCGCACTCGCTGCCGGCGCCCCGGCCTTGCTCGGTGCGCCCCGCCTCGCCCAGGCGCGCCCGGCCCGGCCCAAGGTGGTCCGCTTCGGCGTGTCGCAAGCCGGAGTCGGAACGCCGCCGCGCTCCACCAGCGGCTGGACGGCCGTGGCACAGACACGGCGCTATGTCGAACAGGCGCTCGCGCAAGTGGGCGTCCCGGTCGAATGGATCTTCTTCAAGGGTCAGGGGCCGGCGGTCAACGAAGCGATGAGCAACGACCAGCTCGACTTCACGACGCTGGGCGACCTGCCGTCCATCATCGGGCGCTCGGTCGGCATCAAGGCCAAGCTCGCGGCCGTCACCAGCAAGCGCGGCAACCACTATGTCGCGGTGCACCCGGACGCACCGCTGCGCACGGTGGCCGACCTGCGCGGCAAGCGCATCGGCCTGCACAAGGGCACGGCCTCGCAGCTGGCCGCCAACCGGATCCTCGAAGCGCATGGTTTGACCGAACGAGACGTCAAGATCATCAACCTGGAGCCCGCGGCATCGCTGGCGGCCTTCCAGACGCGCGACATCGATGCGACCTTCGGGACCCTGAGCCTGCTGACGCTGCGCGACAAGGGGCTGGCGCGCGTCCTCTACACCACCCGCCACCAACCCGTCGCCACCGGGCAGGGCCATGTGCTGGTGTCCGAGCGCTTTTCGGCCGAACAGCCGGAGCTGGCGCAGCGGGTGGTGACCGCCCTGGTGAGCGCGGCGCACTACGCCAGCCTCGACGCCAACCGCCAAGAGCTGCTCAAGCTGTGGGCGTCGTCGGGCAGCGCCACCGAGGCCACCTACGACGAGGAGTACCGGGGCGCGCTCGCGCCGCGCATGTCGCCCCGCTTCGACCCGTTTGCCGTGGCTCGCATCCAGCAGGGGGTCGCGGACGCCTACCGCTTCAAGCTGATCCGGCGCAGCTTCGACGTCGGGGCGTGGATCGAGCCGCGCTACGTCGAGGCCGCGGTCGCGCAATTGAAGCTCGACTCGCTGTGGCCGGCCTATGACGCCCAAGGACACCTGCTGACCGCCACTCCCCAGGCCGCAGCCCGATGA
- a CDS encoding NADP(H)-dependent aldo-keto reductase → MQYRPLGTTDLQVSVIGLGTMTWGEQNSERDAHEQLDVALDAGVNLIDAAEMYPVPPRPETQGLTERYIGSWLQRSGRRQDVVIATKAAGPARTAQRPQHVRGGRTHYTKDNLFEAVNASLDRLQTDYIDLYQLHWPDRSTNTFGERGYRHRDDEYTVPIEETLDALGALVQSGKVRHVGVSNETPWGLGRYLHLAQLGGRPRVVSIQNAYSLVNRSFEVGLAEIAVRERAGLLAYSPLAMGTLSGKYLAGTRPPGSRITLFQRFARYSGERTEQAVYEYVKLFRSHGIDPAQGALAFVNSREFVTSTLIGATTVEQLRQNIASIDLTLPQEVLDGIEAIHARYPNPAP, encoded by the coding sequence ATGCAATACCGCCCCCTCGGCACCACCGACCTTCAGGTCAGCGTCATCGGCCTCGGCACCATGACCTGGGGTGAACAAAACAGCGAGCGCGACGCGCACGAGCAACTCGACGTGGCGCTCGATGCCGGCGTCAACCTCATCGACGCGGCCGAGATGTACCCGGTGCCGCCACGGCCCGAAACGCAAGGCCTGACCGAGCGCTACATCGGCAGCTGGCTGCAACGATCCGGCCGCCGCCAGGATGTGGTGATCGCCACCAAGGCCGCCGGCCCGGCGCGCACCGCGCAGCGGCCACAACATGTGCGCGGCGGCCGCACGCACTACACCAAGGACAACCTGTTCGAGGCGGTGAACGCCAGCCTCGACCGGCTGCAGACCGACTACATCGACCTCTACCAGCTGCACTGGCCCGACCGCAGCACCAACACCTTCGGCGAGCGCGGCTACCGGCACCGGGACGACGAGTACACGGTGCCCATCGAAGAAACGCTGGACGCGCTCGGTGCCTTGGTGCAGTCGGGCAAGGTGCGGCACGTGGGCGTCTCCAACGAAACGCCTTGGGGTTTGGGCCGCTATCTGCATCTGGCCCAGCTCGGCGGCCGGCCGCGCGTGGTGAGCATCCAGAATGCGTACAGCCTGGTCAACCGCAGTTTCGAAGTCGGGTTGGCCGAGATCGCGGTGCGCGAGCGGGCAGGGCTGTTGGCCTACTCGCCGCTGGCGATGGGCACGCTGAGCGGCAAATACCTCGCCGGCACCCGGCCGCCCGGCTCGCGCATCACGCTGTTCCAGCGCTTTGCCCGCTACAGCGGCGAGCGCACCGAGCAGGCGGTCTATGAATACGTGAAACTGTTCCGTTCACATGGCATCGACCCGGCGCAGGGCGCGCTTGCCTTCGTCAACAGCCGCGAGTTCGTCACCAGCACCTTGATCGGGGCCACCACGGTCGAGCAACTGCGGCAGAACATCGCGAGCATCGACCTGACGCTGCCACAGGAGGTGCTGGACGGCATCGAGGCGATCCACGCCCGCTATCCCAACCCGGCACCGTGA
- a CDS encoding class II glutamine amidotransferase, whose translation MSSNAPATVNFSFTGFSARGGRTGEHADGWGIAFHDASGCRLFVDEGSACDSPLAEFLRRHPFKSRSVMAHIRKATQGGVTLTNCHPFQREWLGQHWVFCHNGDLKGFEPSLRGLYQPVGTTDSERAFCWMLQELRDWFPAHPGAPLPGWAELAPALAELSAHIAQHGSFNYLLSNADALYAHCSTELSWLQRRPPFSTVRLVDCDMSLDLSQTNALEDCMAIIATRPLTDEAAWTAFTPGELKVFASGEEVWARTTAPAAARDVDTRIAWAPRWSVPASALQMAV comes from the coding sequence ATGAGTTCCAACGCGCCTGCGACCGTCAACTTCTCGTTCACCGGTTTTTCCGCCCGGGGCGGGCGGACCGGTGAGCACGCCGATGGGTGGGGCATCGCCTTCCACGATGCCAGTGGCTGCAGGTTGTTCGTCGACGAAGGCAGCGCCTGCGATTCACCGTTGGCGGAGTTCCTGCGGCGCCACCCGTTCAAGTCGCGTTCGGTGATGGCGCACATCCGCAAGGCCACGCAAGGCGGCGTCACGCTGACGAACTGCCATCCGTTCCAGCGGGAGTGGCTGGGCCAGCACTGGGTGTTCTGCCACAACGGCGACCTCAAGGGTTTCGAGCCATCGCTGCGCGGCCTCTACCAGCCGGTGGGCACGACCGACAGCGAGCGCGCTTTCTGCTGGATGCTGCAGGAACTGCGCGACTGGTTCCCGGCCCACCCCGGGGCGCCGCTGCCGGGTTGGGCCGAGCTGGCTCCCGCGCTGGCCGAGCTGAGCGCGCACATCGCGCAGCACGGCAGCTTCAACTACCTGCTCAGCAACGCCGACGCGCTGTATGCGCACTGCTCCACCGAACTGAGCTGGCTGCAACGCCGCCCGCCCTTCTCCACCGTGCGGCTGGTGGACTGCGACATGAGCCTGGACTTGAGCCAGACCAACGCGCTCGAGGACTGCATGGCCATCATCGCCACCCGCCCGTTGACCGACGAAGCCGCGTGGACGGCCTTTACGCCGGGCGAACTGAAGGTGTTCGCCAGCGGCGAAGAGGTGTGGGCCCGGACGACGGCGCCGGCCGCAGCCCGCGACGTCGACACGCGTATCGCGTGGGCCCCACGCTGGAGCGTGCCGGCGAGCGCGCTGCAGATGGCCGTGTAA
- a CDS encoding LLM class flavin-dependent oxidoreductase — protein sequence MSDRKLRLGAFIMATGHHIAAWRHPGSQIDSGVNIDHYIEVAKTAERGLFDQVFVADSPGVARRGQAEAFSRQGRVSYFEPVTLWSALAAVTRHIGFVATASTTYEDPFLLARKFASLDHISKGRAAWNVVTTGAEDVHGNFGLDKHPDPELRYERAHEFIDVVKGLWDSFEDDAFLRDPQSGVYFDPDKLHTLNHSGKHFKVSGPLNLERSPQGYPVIVQAGSSEPGRELAAATAEAIFTAWTSLAEAQAFYRDVKGRLAKYGRRPDQLLVLPGISPVIGRTQAEAEAKWAELQRLIHPSVGLGTLRALWKDEDFAGWDLDAPPPYFPEPDKGRNSRQHVVLQLAKREGYTVRQLYEYLAGARGHWVVVGTPEHIADQMQAWFENEAADGFNVMPPVLPESLNEFVDLVVPELQRRGLFRTAYEGRTLRENLGLERPVNRYTLERGAKAA from the coding sequence ATGAGCGATCGCAAGCTGCGCCTCGGCGCCTTCATCATGGCCACCGGCCACCACATCGCCGCCTGGCGGCATCCCGGTTCGCAAATCGATTCGGGCGTCAACATCGACCACTACATCGAGGTCGCCAAGACCGCCGAACGCGGACTGTTCGACCAGGTCTTCGTGGCCGACAGTCCCGGTGTGGCACGCCGTGGCCAGGCGGAGGCCTTCAGCCGTCAAGGACGTGTGTCGTACTTCGAGCCGGTGACGCTGTGGTCGGCGCTGGCGGCAGTCACGCGCCACATCGGCTTCGTGGCCACGGCGTCGACGACCTACGAAGATCCCTTCCTGCTCGCTCGCAAGTTCGCGTCGCTCGACCACATCAGCAAGGGCCGGGCGGCCTGGAATGTGGTGACGACGGGGGCCGAAGACGTGCATGGCAATTTCGGGCTCGACAAACACCCCGACCCCGAGCTGCGCTACGAGCGGGCGCACGAGTTCATCGACGTGGTGAAGGGCCTGTGGGACAGCTTCGAAGACGATGCCTTCCTCCGCGACCCGCAGTCGGGCGTCTACTTCGACCCGGACAAGCTGCACACGCTCAACCACAGCGGCAAGCATTTCAAGGTCAGCGGCCCGCTCAACCTCGAACGCTCGCCGCAGGGCTACCCGGTGATCGTGCAGGCCGGGTCGTCCGAGCCCGGGCGCGAGTTGGCGGCGGCAACGGCAGAGGCCATCTTCACGGCCTGGACGAGCTTGGCCGAAGCGCAGGCGTTCTACCGCGACGTGAAAGGCCGGCTCGCCAAGTACGGCCGCCGCCCCGACCAGCTGCTGGTGCTGCCCGGCATTTCACCGGTGATCGGCCGCACCCAGGCCGAGGCCGAGGCCAAATGGGCCGAGCTGCAGCGCTTGATCCACCCCTCGGTGGGCCTCGGCACGCTGCGCGCATTGTGGAAGGACGAGGACTTCGCCGGCTGGGACCTGGACGCGCCGCCGCCGTATTTCCCCGAGCCGGACAAGGGCCGCAACAGCCGCCAACACGTGGTGCTGCAGCTGGCCAAACGCGAGGGCTATACGGTGCGCCAGCTGTATGAGTACCTGGCCGGCGCCCGCGGGCACTGGGTGGTGGTGGGCACACCGGAGCACATTGCTGACCAGATGCAGGCGTGGTTCGAGAACGAGGCGGCGGACGGGTTCAACGTGATGCCGCCGGTGCTGCCGGAGTCACTGAACGAGTTTGTCGATCTGGTGGTGCCGGAGCTGCAGCGGCGGGGGTTGTTCCGGACGGCGTATGAGGGGAGGACGCTGCGGGAGAACCTGGGGTTGGAGCGGCCGGTGAATCGGTATACGTTGGAGCGGGGGGCGAAGGCGGCTTGA
- a CDS encoding RHS repeat-associated core domain-containing protein, which produces MTEPTKTPEGGQAPKSEPQTAVAPLNTIAPEDLQASANAFDAWLRKKTDNYITLDRLTTVAGSLPVLSSIMALASAVMDVVHIVESYLKKKSADFFLWVSLGINIIGIVPTLGAVRMSLRPALHLVRSRFAAGAKDIGAAVVEVLTMELADHISGSLENFITQATGKLDSMLKECADWADKFADSLISVLQRSLGKEPLFKLNTPPPPPARVVYDPKTTSLLGEMLQSAQQMGRNAKHVAQVGLTHYGNAYRQAGNFVGAQAADLLSKEARATVQGLIDTLQQTKVGFRASLTQLADPNVERSIMWLLQRILQAVANRRKTRHAMMSADKGTQVREEIPGKKLEAVNKQAKAEGDPDCCKLFPAPASTTRSISYVTGAESVTHTDFVLQAPLPIAWSRTYRSNLGSFDQGNLGARWLNTYTTRIDVQGKGRGRELVYHGADGRSHRYPWLEVGQVHRDAIEDRTLTRVSATLLWLDAGKPLPEGEPSPWRETYELVDTCPGKAGAYGPQHFRLSSLTASHGAAIRLHYGATLREGPYAGEQVLSAIESLQGEQLIAEVALQAHARTGCVLGIWEVKERQLARALAVYEYDDQGDLVHARDENGASWRYQYQHHLVTRYTDRTGRGTNLAYDGTGSDAKAIHEWADDGSYDTRLAWDENIRLTYITDALGGETWFYYDIKGYPYRIIHPDKREEWFYRDDAKNLTTHVHPDGATEHFRYDEHGNLIQHTRADGSRVHFEYDKGHRLTGILDPDGGVWKRDYDQHGRLIEETDPLGHKTEYAYDQGGRVIKVTDAKGGAKKLGYTPSGQLTRYTDCSGRTTEWGYDERGRLVKTTDAAGNETKYRYTPLTQETLQRAWQPEDYGNHPGQLEAVIAPDDTEEQFCHDAEGRLLKHTDGLKRSTSYRYTAAGLVHDRVDALGQRLGYRWDPLGRLVELRNENDQPYRFKYDPVGKLLAETGFDGKTTEYRYAEDTGVLQAVVDGNVTTELKFDPMGRLLQRKASVPGREEQIESFGYYPGGRIGEARNEHARLQWFYDVAGNLVREHHGYQGPFFPEKKTAVWRHRYNELNQRVGTTRPDGHTLEWLTYGSGHIHGLVLDGQDVLGFERDALHREVYRQQGNGLEQHQKYDPVGRLLEQQVQHSQQRGPVDINEAYKQAQTNLGAQASIMRRYRYDQAGQLDHIEDSRRGRLEYRYDPVGRLLHATGVHAKEAFAFDPAGNIVTPAAGGREHPQANTRPALPKVLDNLLKDYAGTRYCYDERGNLVERAHNGQRSTFQWDAFNRMTQAITGKSVVTFAYDPLGRRVAKRSEQSSPHGGELSWEDVFFGWDGDTLGFESRMPKGTRWTAEQTVHYIHEPGGFVPLLQVKRSEAVQLPPTTDVKALTAANGGQYAIELDPLWNDVLKEDAVPFGKEEIVFYQCDHLGTPQELTDHEGKVAWAAQYNAWGQAKEVIGAAARKAGFSNLIRFQGQYLDEETGLHYNRHRYYDPESGRFTSKDPIGIEGGFNPYQYADNPTEWIDPLGLTRKRQRDEKSNEGRCPSKQQRLKEAGLPRAGTYRFLPREGYNPCSPLPKGESGGYLDRFGNEWVKGPYHGDPKLPFEYEWDVQLSKRGEAAWNARRGASKAQGGGYYVNVRPDGMKSH; this is translated from the coding sequence ATGACCGAGCCGACCAAAACCCCCGAGGGAGGGCAGGCGCCGAAGAGTGAGCCGCAAACGGCCGTGGCCCCGCTCAACACCATCGCCCCCGAAGACCTGCAGGCCAGCGCCAACGCCTTCGACGCCTGGCTGCGCAAGAAGACCGACAACTACATCACGCTCGACCGCCTGACCACGGTGGCCGGCAGCCTGCCCGTGCTCAGCAGCATCATGGCGTTGGCCAGTGCCGTGATGGACGTGGTGCACATCGTCGAAAGCTACCTCAAGAAGAAGAGCGCCGACTTTTTCCTGTGGGTGTCGCTGGGCATCAACATCATCGGCATCGTGCCCACGCTGGGCGCCGTGCGCATGAGTCTGCGCCCCGCGCTGCACCTCGTCAGAAGCCGCTTTGCCGCCGGCGCCAAGGACATCGGCGCGGCGGTGGTCGAAGTCCTCACGATGGAGTTGGCCGACCACATCAGCGGCTCCCTGGAGAACTTCATCACCCAGGCGACGGGCAAGCTCGACAGCATGCTCAAGGAGTGTGCCGACTGGGCCGACAAGTTCGCCGACTCACTCATCAGCGTGCTCCAGCGCAGCCTCGGCAAAGAGCCGCTGTTCAAGCTCAACACGCCGCCACCGCCGCCCGCACGGGTCGTCTACGACCCCAAGACCACCTCCTTGCTCGGGGAGATGCTGCAGTCGGCCCAGCAGATGGGCCGCAATGCCAAGCACGTGGCGCAGGTGGGCTTGACCCACTACGGCAACGCGTATCGGCAAGCCGGCAACTTCGTCGGCGCCCAAGCCGCCGACCTGCTGTCCAAGGAGGCCCGGGCCACGGTGCAAGGCCTCATCGACACGCTGCAGCAGACCAAGGTCGGCTTCCGCGCCAGCCTGACCCAGCTGGCCGACCCCAACGTCGAGCGCAGCATCATGTGGCTGCTGCAGCGCATCCTGCAGGCGGTGGCCAACCGGCGCAAGACCCGGCATGCGATGATGAGTGCCGACAAAGGCACGCAGGTGCGCGAGGAAATCCCCGGCAAGAAGCTCGAGGCCGTCAACAAACAGGCCAAGGCGGAGGGGGATCCGGATTGTTGCAAGCTCTTTCCGGCCCCCGCCAGCACCACGAGATCCATCAGCTACGTCACCGGCGCCGAGAGCGTCACCCACACGGACTTTGTGCTGCAGGCGCCGCTGCCCATCGCGTGGAGCCGGACCTACCGCAGCAACCTCGGGTCGTTCGACCAGGGCAACCTGGGCGCGCGCTGGCTGAACACCTACACCACCCGCATCGACGTGCAGGGCAAGGGCCGAGGCCGCGAGCTGGTCTACCACGGCGCCGACGGTCGTAGCCACCGCTACCCCTGGCTCGAAGTGGGCCAGGTGCATCGAGATGCGATCGAGGACCGCACGCTCACCCGGGTCAGCGCCACGCTCTTGTGGCTGGACGCCGGCAAGCCGCTGCCCGAAGGCGAGCCCAGCCCCTGGCGGGAGACCTACGAACTGGTCGACACCTGCCCCGGCAAGGCCGGAGCCTACGGCCCCCAGCACTTCCGGCTGAGCAGCCTCACGGCCTCGCACGGTGCCGCCATCCGCCTGCACTACGGCGCCACGCTGCGCGAAGGCCCCTATGCCGGTGAGCAGGTGCTGAGCGCGATCGAGAGCCTGCAAGGTGAACAACTCATCGCCGAGGTGGCCCTGCAAGCCCACGCCCGCACTGGCTGCGTGCTGGGCATCTGGGAGGTCAAGGAGAGGCAACTCGCGCGGGCGCTTGCCGTCTACGAGTACGACGACCAAGGCGACCTGGTGCACGCCCGCGACGAGAACGGCGCCAGCTGGCGCTACCAGTACCAGCACCACCTTGTCACCCGCTACACCGATCGCACGGGCCGGGGCACCAACCTGGCGTACGACGGCACGGGGTCTGACGCCAAGGCCATCCACGAATGGGCCGACGACGGCAGCTACGACACGCGGCTGGCGTGGGACGAGAACATCCGCCTGACCTACATCACCGATGCCTTGGGCGGGGAGACCTGGTTCTACTACGACATCAAGGGCTACCCCTATCGCATCATCCACCCGGACAAGCGTGAGGAATGGTTCTACCGCGACGATGCCAAGAACCTCACCACCCACGTCCATCCGGACGGGGCCACGGAGCACTTCCGCTACGACGAGCACGGCAACCTGATCCAGCACACCCGCGCCGACGGCAGCCGGGTGCATTTCGAGTACGACAAGGGACACCGCCTGACCGGCATCCTCGACCCGGACGGCGGCGTGTGGAAGCGCGACTACGACCAGCACGGCCGGCTCATCGAAGAAACCGACCCGCTCGGCCACAAGACCGAATACGCCTACGACCAGGGCGGACGGGTCATCAAGGTCACCGACGCTAAAGGCGGGGCCAAGAAGCTGGGCTACACCCCGTCCGGCCAACTGACCCGCTACACCGACTGCTCGGGCCGCACCACCGAGTGGGGCTACGACGAACGCGGCCGGCTGGTGAAGACGACCGACGCCGCCGGCAACGAAACCAAGTACCGCTACACCCCGCTGACGCAGGAAACGCTGCAGCGCGCCTGGCAGCCCGAGGACTACGGCAACCACCCCGGCCAGCTGGAAGCGGTGATCGCTCCAGATGACACCGAAGAACAGTTCTGCCACGACGCCGAAGGCCGCTTGCTCAAGCACACGGACGGCCTCAAGCGCAGCACCTCCTACCGCTACACCGCCGCCGGCCTGGTGCACGACCGCGTCGACGCGCTGGGCCAGCGCCTGGGTTATCGCTGGGACCCGCTGGGCCGGCTGGTGGAACTGCGCAACGAGAACGACCAGCCGTACCGCTTCAAGTACGACCCGGTGGGCAAGCTGCTCGCAGAAACCGGGTTCGACGGCAAGACGACCGAATACCGATACGCCGAGGACACGGGCGTGCTGCAGGCCGTGGTGGACGGCAATGTCACCACCGAACTGAAGTTCGATCCGATGGGGCGGCTGCTGCAACGCAAGGCGAGCGTTCCCGGCAGGGAGGAGCAAATCGAGAGCTTCGGCTACTACCCGGGCGGGCGCATCGGCGAGGCGAGGAACGAGCACGCGCGGCTGCAGTGGTTCTACGACGTCGCCGGCAACCTGGTCCGCGAGCACCATGGCTACCAAGGCCCGTTCTTCCCGGAGAAGAAAACCGCCGTGTGGCGGCACCGTTACAACGAGCTGAACCAGCGGGTGGGCACGACGCGGCCGGACGGCCATACGCTGGAATGGCTGACCTACGGCTCGGGCCACATCCACGGCTTGGTGCTAGATGGCCAGGACGTGCTCGGCTTCGAGCGGGATGCGCTGCACCGGGAGGTTTACCGGCAACAGGGCAACGGGTTGGAGCAGCACCAGAAATACGACCCGGTGGGGCGGTTGTTGGAACAGCAGGTGCAGCACAGCCAACAGCGCGGGCCAGTGGACATCAACGAGGCCTACAAGCAGGCCCAGACCAACCTTGGCGCGCAAGCGAGCATCATGCGTCGCTATCGCTATGACCAGGCCGGTCAGCTCGACCACATTGAGGACAGCCGCCGCGGACGGCTGGAATACCGCTACGACCCCGTGGGACGGTTGCTGCACGCCACCGGCGTACACGCCAAGGAGGCGTTCGCCTTCGACCCGGCGGGCAACATCGTGACGCCCGCCGCTGGGGGCCGGGAGCACCCCCAGGCCAATACGCGCCCGGCGCTGCCCAAGGTGCTGGATAACCTGCTGAAGGATTACGCCGGCACGCGCTACTGCTACGACGAACGGGGCAATCTGGTCGAACGCGCGCACAACGGTCAGCGCAGCACCTTCCAGTGGGACGCCTTCAACCGGATGACGCAGGCGATCACAGGGAAGAGTGTCGTAACCTTCGCATATGACCCACTCGGGCGGCGCGTCGCCAAGCGCAGCGAGCAAAGTAGTCCGCACGGTGGCGAGCTGTCATGGGAGGATGTGTTCTTCGGATGGGACGGCGACACGCTGGGCTTTGAGAGCCGCATGCCGAAAGGCACGCGTTGGACCGCCGAACAGACCGTTCACTACATCCACGAACCCGGAGGGTTCGTCCCGCTGTTGCAGGTCAAACGGAGCGAGGCGGTCCAGCTACCTCCCACGACCGATGTAAAGGCCTTGACGGCGGCCAACGGGGGGCAATACGCAATAGAACTCGACCCGCTGTGGAACGACGTGCTCAAGGAGGATGCCGTCCCCTTTGGAAAGGAAGAGATCGTCTTCTACCAGTGCGACCACCTTGGCACTCCCCAAGAGCTGACAGATCACGAAGGCAAGGTGGCCTGGGCCGCGCAATATAACGCCTGGGGGCAGGCCAAAGAAGTGATCGGCGCGGCCGCGCGTAAGGCCGGGTTTTCAAATCTGATTCGTTTTCAGGGGCAGTACCTCGACGAAGAGACGGGACTGCACTACAACCGGCATCGATACTACGATCCCGAAAGTGGTCGGTTCACGTCAAAAGATCCCATCGGCATCGAGGGAGGCTTTAATCCTTATCAGTACGCAGATAATCCGACCGAATGGATCGATCCGCTAGGCCTGACAAGGAAGAGGCAACGCGACGAAAAATCAAACGAGGGCCGGTGCCCTTCGAAACAGCAGCGACTGAAAGAGGCCGGCCTCCCCAGGGCCGGGACGTATCGATTTCTGCCAAGAGAGGGTTATAATCCATGCTCTCCTCTGCCAAAAGGAGAGAGTGGAGGATACCTCGATAGGTTTGGGAATGAGTGGGTGAAAGGCCCTTACCACGGCGATCCGAAGCTTCCGTTTGAATATGAATGGGATGTACAGTTGAGTAAGCGCGGGGAAGCGGCGTGGAATGCGAGACGCGGCGCGAGTAAAGCTCAAGGCGGGGGATACTACGTTAATGTACGTCCGGACGGAATGAAATCGCACTGA